In the genome of Fusarium poae strain DAOMC 252244 chromosome 1, whole genome shotgun sequence, the window GTCAAAAGTCAGGGCCTAACGTTACCATCATATTTTAAAAACGTCCAGTCCCTCCTCGTACaacctttttacttttttcgCTCCCTAAAGTCTCATTCATTTTATTGTCTGTTATCTGCGATTTTATACCACAATGGCGCCCGCGACCATCACGATCGATAACAGCGACGACTTCGTCATGCCTGTCACAAAGTCTGCTCAGTCTGCATCGCCACCCAAGCGAACACTTCTTCTGGCACCTCCCTCTCTGGCTGCCAATGCGGACGCTCTGTCAACCGTCCTCGCAGACTATGACCGCTCGATTACCGACCTCCAGATGCTAGACCGTCTATCAGTGGGATTGGTCACACTGCCTTCCTCCACCTACGACCTTGTCCTCGTCCTCTCCGATGCGTCTTCCAAGCTGGACGAGTCCCTCACCCTGATGAACCGAACCGTTCTGGGCCCGGTTGCCGAATCTTTGAAGCCCAGCGGCCGTCTACAGTCTCAAAATGGTGACAATTTGGAGGAGCCAAGTTTGTCAAAGGAAGCAGTCCTGGCCGGCCTTGTGTCGTCGCATGGCGGCTTTGAGAAGCCCGACTATGGCGATAATGATGGAGCCGTTACATTGAAGTtcggcaagaagaagaccccGCCTGCTCCTTTGGCAGATGGCTCTGTTCCGCTCAACCTTAAGAGGAAGCCTGTGGAGGCCACTCCCAAGCCCGTGGTTCCCGCTGGTGTTGGTTTCATCGATCTGGAAGACGACCtcgatgacgatgacttGATTGACGAGGATACTCTTATGACTGAGGAGGATCTTGCCCGTCCTATTGATATCCGTGAGTTTCTCTGCAAACTTGTGCACAAGATTTGATTCTAACATCCCAATAGCTGCTGAATGTCTACCAAAGGCTGGCAAGCGTCGTCGTGCATGCAAGGACTGCACTTGCGGTCTTGCCGAGCGTCTTGCCACCGAAGATGCTGACAAGCGTGCCACGGCCGACAAGCAGCTCGAAAGCATCAAGCTCGCAACCGATGACCTGGCCGAGATCGACTTCACAGTACAGGGCAAGGTTGGCTCGTGTGGCAACTGCTCACTTGGCGACGCTTTCCGATGTGATGGATGCCCTTATATCGGCCTTCCACC includes:
- the DRE2 gene encoding electron carrier (BUSCO:44636at5125); this encodes MAPATITIDNSDDFVMPVTKSAQSASPPKRTLLLAPPSLAANADALSTVLADYDRSITDLQMLDRLSVGLVTLPSSTYDLVLVLSDASSKLDESLTLMNRTVLGPVAESLKPSGRLQSQNGDNLEEPSLSKEAVLAGLVSSHGGFEKPDYGDNDGAVTLKFGKKKTPPAPLADGSVPLNLKRKPVEATPKPVVPAGVGFIDLEDDLDDDDLIDEDTLMTEEDLARPIDIPAECLPKAGKRRRACKDCTCGLAERLATEDADKRATADKQLESIKLATDDLAEIDFTVQGKVGSCGNCSLGDAFRCDGCPYIGLPPFKPGEEVRLLNNDVQL